Below is a genomic region from Corvus hawaiiensis isolate bCorHaw1 chromosome 24, bCorHaw1.pri.cur, whole genome shotgun sequence.
GGGCTGGACATGGGCTGTGTGTGAGCACTCTGGCCCCTGCCATGCACCCCacgggggctggggacagcagcttcTCCCGCGCGGCCGTGCAGACCCTGTCCCGCAGCCACTGCCGCAACATCAAGCAGAAGATCTCGCAGTGGGAGGGCAGGACACGGGGGTGCCCCagcaaggagaagcagcagcctaaGGACTTTGGAGTAAAGTATGACCCCAACTGCAATGCACTACCCAAAGTGAAGCCAGAACGCACAGAGAATGGCAGAAAGGCTGGGTCCAAAGATCCAAAGAGCCTGGGGTTGGATTTCAGGGAAGATGCACGGAGCTGCTGGCAGGCTGGGGACTGTGCTGGCCCAGCTTTCCGAGccaaggagaaaggagaagggcAAACAGgcttcccagccccaggggtgACACTGCCCCCAGGGAACTTCTATACCTCACAAGCTCTGTGGAGGAGAGCAGAtcccctcctgcctggcagAGCCCCTCCTGTTCCCTTGGACCTCCAGAGGAATCGAGGCAGCCCTGGCTCCACGGAAAGAGAACTGCAAATCGAAGGAGTGGACACTCTCTGCAGGGCAGAGAGGAGCTTGAGAAACATTTACTCTGAGGTTGAGGGGCAAGAGGAGGAGCCAGCTCCTGATCCACCACCCAAACCCCGCAGGACTTTCCGCTACCTGGCAGAGAAGGGTGCTGGTGGTTGTAGAGATGCCAGTGCCACCAGGGAAGCTcccctgcagaagcagtgtgGAAGGGACCTGGTGTCATCCTCCAACAACCCCGAGAAGAACATAGCCAACAGGAGGATCAGAGGGAGAGCCCAGAGGTACATAATTCATCTCTCATGTCTGAAATGTTTCCTTAAACCACTTTCTAGATGGGTTTCAGCAGCTTGCTTGGCATGATGTCCTTGTGGAGGTGCTGCTAGTGATGATGCCCTCTTTTCATGGGAAAAGGATATTCCTGGGAGGAGGCatcctgcttttgctgctgacaATCTTGCAAAGAAGGCTACAGGTTCCAAACAGATGTCAGCCCACACCGTAGAACATAGTGGAGTGACAGTATGCTGGCCCCAGGGAGAgacctgcctgctccctgcctgctgcttgcCCTCAGCTGCAATTTGTGGATGGCAGAGTAGCTTTCTCTTGGGGCACTGTGGCTGCTGAGTGTttggctttcctttttttcctctttttttttttcatttttctcttgctgcttAAGGCTGGAGGCTGTGGGTAGTGCTGTTGCAGTAGCTTTGGCtggttttccctctttcccataCCCTTCTGAGGTGGCTTGATGCAAATCCTGCTCGCAGGTGAGCTGCCTGTGCAAGACTGGTGTGCACAGTACCGGCAGAGATGTGGCTTGAGGTTCTGAAACCTTCCACTGTGGCAAAGTGTGCAGCAAGAACCCGAATTTTATGATGATGGTGGGCTAGatccctgcagctgctttgtGACCTCTGTGCCCTGATTTCAAAATAGTGGCCAAGTGGATGGAAATGCCAACCCACAAATACACGAGGTTCTCTCCCTGAGCACGAGGGGGAGAGGCCCAGTAGGAAGCAGTGCCCTGGTTCTGAGCTGCTCCAAGTCTGCAAAATGTGGTTTGGGTTCTTGCCTCTGACAGGATGGGTCTGGCCATGCCTGCTTGGAGTGTGCTTGGCCATGGAGCCTCCAGCTCCCTTTTTAACTTAACAAATGTCCCAGAGTAAGTGAGCAGGACTTGGTGCTGGCTTTGACTGggataattttcttcttggtgtggtgctgtgttttggggttgtgATGAAAATATTGATAACAGAGGATTGCGTGAGCTGtgctcacacagagctgggaggggacacagtggggacagctgaccccaggaATATTCCAGACCCTGTGATGTTGTGCTCAGCTGTTAAAATTGGGGAAGAAGCAGGAAGAGGGGCAACATTGGGAGTTTGTGTTCCCAAGTCACCGTTCTGCATGACAGAGCCCCTGGACACAGTTGAACACCTCCCTGCCGAGGGAAATAGGGAATGAAccccttgttttgcttttcttgcctgtgcagcttttgctttaccttcCACACTGTCTTTATCTCGACCCATGCAcgtgttttctctcttttaccCTCTGATTCCTTCCCCCATCCCACGGGGCAGGAGCaaggggctgagctgctgcctggggctaGACCTCAACCCTTGGAAATGCGGGTCCAGAGTGGAGCATCCGTGTGCTGGATGGTCCCCAGAAGGGCCACACTGTGTGTGGACTGGAGACAGCAACTCAAGCAGGTGCCTTTAGAAGAAGTTCCACTGGTTTTCCTCTAGGAAATCTTTTGAGTTTGAGGACATCCAGGGCTTCCGCAAGCGGCccgcagccagcagctcccacagacCTCGGGAGGAGACAAATGGCACAGCAGGATCCAGGCTGGTCTACACCCAGTCCGAAGACAACATCTACGAGGACATTATCTGTATGTGCCTGTACTTCTGGGGGTGCCCTCACTGTGTTTAAGGGTGGCAgttttggggagggaggagtgAAGGTGAGGATGCATTGAGGCCCTTTCTGGCTCGGGGACTTTTAAGGTCTTCCCCATCTGGGGGTCTTTGTTGGTGTTGGTGACATCTGCACGTGAACAGCCTGATTTCAGATGTCATGGGAGGTCACTGGAGTTGGCCTGTGCTGAACTGATTTCTTTATTAGCTCTTGGAAGGCTTTGCTTGAGTGCTGCACAGAGATCAGTGTGAACACTGCCAAAACGAGCTGCTTTGCAATAGAGCTGCTTGCTCTGCAGGGGAAGAAGTGTTTTGTTCTGCTGAGTCTGTGTACAGTTTGCCAAGTTGATGTCAGTGGCTTAGAAGGATGTGGTGGGAACCTCATCCAACTTTAAACAGGTCTCCCAGACCCTGTTAAAGCTTGGCAGACAACTGCACACTCTCCCCACTTATATCCCTGGCAAAAATACAGGGCTTTATCTCCTTTCATAAATCCCCCATCCAATGCTTTTCCCAGGTCCTACAAAAGAAAATCCTTATGAAGATATCAGAGCACTGCCCTTGCCCCTGTGGAAGGTCCCATCTGTCTGGAAGCTGCCCCCTCCCCGGAGCATCAGCAGGGCTCCCAAGGTAAGGTGGGGGGATTAAAGGGTCAGGTGTTTGCAGAAGCATTCTCACAAGGGCCCTCGTTTGTGCTCACCCCAGCCTCACATTCCACACTGCAAGTCATTGGTttgccttatttttttattgtttgttatTAATGTAAATAATATGTAATGTAAATAATGAACAGCCATGGCAGCTGATTAAGCTGCTAAGGAGCAAAAGAGTAGGAGCAGGAGAGTGTTGGTGAGATGCTTGAGTGGGAGGGGGGGGATGGAGGGCTTGGCAGAGCAGATTCACCAGCTGTAATCTGACTCCTCTGCCTGTGACCTTGGACCAAAGCTTGATCCCATGCTTAACTAtctcttctgcttctgttttctagcctcccccaaaacctcccttCCTCAGTCGCAAGTCGCTGGAGCTGAAGCCCTCCCAGACAAGTTTCCAAGGGAAGATGGGGAAGGAGACCTCCCTGCCTGTCACTCTGTCTGAGTGGAAGCTGTTCCGAGCAGTAGAGGCTGCAAGCAGGAGAAAGAACCTGCCCTGGGTGAGCTTGAAGTGTGAAACTCCACTTCTTGCCTGGCATTTCAAGCTCTTGCTGCTTTGCAAGTGCTTTGTAAGTGGCCACAGAGCTGTGTGCCTGGCAGGTGATTGCTGCttggcactgctgctccagccattccctctcCAAGTGGCAGGGATGGTGTTTGGGGATCTGAGTGCCAGTTCTAGCTGGGACAGTGGTGTTTTTGTTGGCCAGGAATTGGCAGACAAAGTGCTCAGTGTTGACCTGGAGGTCAGGGCTGTGTGTGAATACAAGCCCTGCCTCGTGCTTTGTCATCTAAGCCTTGTTCCCAGTGTTTCCATGGAGTGTGATGGTGCTGGGTTTGTGCTCTTGGTGagctgcaggggcagctctggAACACTGTGTGTGCGTGTCCCCTGCTCCCGGTGACTTCCCAGACTCATCCTTGTGTTCACTGCAGGCCCTGAGCTATGGAATGGTTGTGGGGCCCTTGGTTACTTGGAATGTTGGCTTGGAGTTCTGTACTGGCATCAGGAACAGCTGTTCCATAGTTTAAAGGTGAAGAGGAACTCTCAGGGATAAGAGCATTTCACAAAGCCTTCATACAGTTGTCCCTTCTGGcctctccttcctgcctggctgcaaaGACAATCATGCTGCTGAGGCCAGAGGGGTGAGGAAGGCATTTAATCCACCTTCACACAGAGGACTGTTGGACTGTTCTGACTCTCCTTTGGTGCCTTGGGAACCTTTCTAGATCCTTGTGCTGGTTGCCAGCTCACATCCCTTGGTGATAAAAGGCACCATGTGCTGTAgaagggcagctgcagctgccactgtGGTGGCACTTTGTGCATGGGACTCAAATTCCAGTTGTGGTAGCGGCAAGGACTTATTTTTGCTGTGGTAAAATCATTTCACTTCAGCAGATCTTTATTTCATCTGAAAGTCACGTGTATTTGCTCAGATTGCACAAGACCGTGAGGTAGAATTGGACAGCTGCAAAGGACTTTTCAAACCTTTAAAGTGCTTTGGAGTATCAAGTAACTCTGtctgtgtttttaaacaaactCTAGGTCTGGAAAATCAGGAAGGAGATGGCAAGATTATAAAAATGCTGTGATGGAGAGTATCTTTCATttggagagggaaaataaaatgttctccCAAAGCAAACCTATTCCAAAAATCTGGTAACAATTTACATGCAGGAAGAGCACTTTACTCTCTTTGCTCATGAGGAATTGAGCCAAGATTGCTTGAGAGATTGAGAAAAGGACTGGGGTCTAAAAAGATAAAACTTTTTGCTTGAGAAACACATGGCTGCCTTAAACACACCCAGGGTGGTGACTCAGCTGCACAAAAATCAGGACAGAAATGAAGATCTTCTAGGTGAGGCTggataaaaagggaaagaaggcaGATTTGGCAGGAGAAGCACTGCTCTCTGCTGTGGGCTGTTTGTTTCCTGCAGCCTCCTCGTGCTGGGAGGACTGGCTGAGGCAGAAAATGGGGGAGAAATCGATTGGAAAAGGAGAGCCTAAGCCTGATTTGCTGATCTGGGGATTAAATGCTTGAGCTGAACAAACAGGTTCTGTTTAATATATTTCGTTTTATGCAGTATTTGTGATGACAAATGTCTGGGCCCCAccctcctgtgttcagtttaaTGAATTCTTGAGGCAGGAATGAACGTGACCTGCTCCCTGCATTTAGGGTAAATCCCTCTTCACATGAAGCGAAAGCCGCCTTTGATGTGGGGAGTCAGGAGCCACAGGGGCACTGGCAGGTGAGGggaaagcacagagctgtgacagGGACACAGAAAGTGTCAGGACTTTGGGTTTAAGGCTGTTGTGACCAGTGGAAGGAAGATGAACAGCATCAACTCAGGTTGTCAAAATGCTGACCCTCCTTTCATGTCTGTGGCTTAGtctgcactgggctgtgcttTTTCCcaacttttttcttccagtggaCCAGGTATGTGgtcctgcagcacagacccaTTATTCTGTCCCACTGTCTGTCTTCATTTgtgcaaaatcacagaatggtttgggtggaaagGCCCTTAAATTCcacctcattccaccccctgccgtgggcagggacaccttccccatGACCAGGTTACTGCAGGTACATCATCCTTTCATTGCAGCAAACACCTGGGACAGGGCCTGTGCTTGGAGCAGCCTTGTTCTGTGCCTCACTTGTGCTTTAGGAGACTTGAGCTGACATCCAACTACAGCagcaaacccaaaaaccaacccCCAAGCTACAGTGAGAGAGCTCTGCTTTTTCTGGGCTTGGAAGGAATTGGGATGCTGGAGAGAGTGTTCTGAGTCCTCTGTGGGTTTGTAAGATGTTCTTGCATAGAAAATGGAGATCTGATGCCAGACAGTTTGTCACTTCTATTTGGGAAGGCAAGTGTGACAATTTCCAGAATGCCTGTACGGTCTGGTGTCAGCTTTGAGCTGTGCTGACAGTGATCTCTCCCTTGCAGCAGAAATCTGTGCTCATTCTTTATCCAGTGAGCTAGGTTAGGAGGACTCCAGCCTCTGAGCCAGGGTTCCTGCAGGGTTTGGGAAGCTTTTCCCAAGTCCTGGATAGTGGCTGTTGGGCTGCCCTCCTGTTGGCACCCAGACCTTTCTCTGGACCCCCACATTAACCTCTGCTTCTACTTTGGATTTCAGCTGGTACTAAAAATACAGGAGATCTTTGATTCCAAGCGTGGAAAGAAGAAGGTGAAGGTGCtcagtcctgctgggagagaagCAGCTCCAGTGAAAGGTATTGGGGTCTCCAGCAGCACTGTCTGTGCTCTGAACACCTTGAGTGGCACAATTCCTCTGCCCCCTGGCCTGGCACCACCACCTCACGCTGACACAACTGTGCAAACCCCAGACTTGGGGCTGGAATTGAGCTTTCAGCTCAAGGAACACTTGCCTAACCCAAAGATAACATGGTCACAAGGTGGAGATTCTGAGCCTGGAGAGCTGGGCTACTGGTTAAAAGTGCCTTGtcaaaaaaatcagattaaagcAAAAATTCCCCAGAAAACCACTTGGCACGAGAACTGCCTCTGACTACTGCACTCATTGTCTATGTGCCTTGTTCTGATTGTGTAGCCATAGTAGGGTCTTTATTCACAGCATATTCTGTTCAGCAACTCTGTTAAGTTTTACAGCAGCATCAAACAACCAGCTGCTTTGTGTTCCTTGCCCGTGTTCAGCTGACCTGCAGGTCATTCACTGACAGCACTGGCTTGATACCAGCTCTGCTTTTTGCAATTTGCTGTTGTAACACATTTCCCAGCTGCCCTTCGCTGATGCTTTGGGCAGGATTGGTGGGCAGCCCCGAGGGATGTTGATCTGATGAGTCTCAGGTTGTCTCTCTTTCCCAACTTTGGGTGTTGCCCATCTTCCTTCTGCATGGCTAATAAGTGAAAACTATGTGTGTTTCAGGTGAAACCAGTGGGAATGAAAGCGATACGGAAAATCAGCCCAAAAGTGAGTGAATCACAGGGGCTGGTCCTGTCCCCACAGCACTGCGCCCTTGGTGGGATGAGCACTCTGACGTGTGGGA
It encodes:
- the DENND2C gene encoding DENN domain-containing protein 2C isoform X3 — protein: MHPTGAGDSSFSRAAVQTLSRSHCRNIKQKISQWEGRTRGCPSKEKQQPKDFGVKYDPNCNALPKVKPERTENGRKAGSKDPKSLGLDFREDARSCWQAGDCAGPAFRAKEKGEGQTGFPAPGVTLPPGNFYTSQALWRRADPLLPGRAPPVPLDLQRNRGSPGSTERELQIEGVDTLCRAERSLRNIYSEVEGQEEEPAPDPPPKPRRTFRYLAEKGAGGCRDASATREAPLQKQCGRDLVSSSNNPEKNIANRRIRGRAQRKSFEFEDIQGFRKRPAASSSHRPREETNGTAGSRLVYTQSEDNIYEDIICPTKENPYEDIRALPLPLWKVPSVWKLPPPRSISRAPKPPPKPPFLSRKSLELKPSQTSFQGKMGKETSLPVTLSEWKLFRAVEAASRRKNLPWLVLKIQEIFDSKRGKKKVKVLSPAGREAAPVKGETSGNESDTENQPKSRHRCLRHSASKRNPHYQTLERDLIELQEQRLFELFVVVSLHKKASEVTYTPHIIQQFPSKPEHPFRPSKDTEERLKVIPKFCFPDPKDWFPSSDLKSETFSFVLTGEDGSRWFGYCRKLLPEGKGKRLPEVYCIVSRLGCFNLFSKCVSLQILDEVEKRREMSPALVHPFMRSVMEAPFPAPGRTIAVRSFLPGAGDEVMELCRPLDSRLEHVDFECLLQCLSVSHTIRVFASLLLERRVIFVADNLSTLSKCGHAAVATLYPFTWQHTYIPVLPASMIDIVCSPTPFLIGILSCSLPQLQDLPIEEVLIVDLCADKFLQEPATGERYQMRTRSCPINSRLHLYKSWKNEVKSCHMGRVTHKVT